The Solidesulfovibrio fructosivorans JJ] genome contains a region encoding:
- the modD gene encoding ModD protein: MALPVSDQLLERLMEEDVPYGDLTTKILGIGHKPGKIVFSTREPTVLCATEEAAGILKKFGAEIRLAKPSGEYLPEGVVFLEAEGTAAALHAGWRLALNLLEYVSGIATRTRRIVDIAKKINPDISIAPTRKSFPGTKKLAIKAVECAGARPHRLGLSESILIFKHHMAFLGGLESLCADIKRLRVEAPSMKLAIEVEDEAGALSAAKAGFDIIQVDKMASAGLIELIGKVRAINPTILIAAAGGVNEANTAEYAATGADILVLSSVFFGKTSDIGARIVPLP, from the coding sequence ATGGCGCTGCCGGTATCCGACCAATTGCTCGAACGATTGATGGAAGAGGATGTCCCTTACGGCGACCTGACGACGAAGATACTCGGCATCGGGCACAAGCCGGGAAAAATCGTTTTTTCGACGCGGGAGCCCACGGTGCTGTGCGCCACCGAAGAGGCCGCCGGGATATTGAAAAAATTCGGAGCCGAAATACGGCTTGCCAAGCCGAGCGGGGAATATCTCCCGGAAGGCGTCGTCTTTCTCGAAGCGGAGGGCACCGCCGCCGCGCTGCACGCGGGCTGGCGTCTGGCTCTAAACCTCCTCGAATACGTGTCGGGCATCGCCACGCGCACCCGAAGAATCGTCGACATCGCGAAGAAGATCAATCCGGACATCTCGATCGCCCCGACCCGCAAGTCCTTTCCGGGGACGAAAAAACTGGCGATCAAGGCGGTGGAATGCGCCGGCGCGCGCCCGCACCGCCTGGGGTTGTCCGAGTCCATTTTGATTTTCAAGCACCACATGGCCTTCCTGGGCGGCCTGGAAAGCCTGTGCGCGGACATCAAGCGGCTTCGGGTCGAAGCGCCGAGCATGAAGCTGGCCATCGAGGTCGAGGACGAAGCCGGGGCGCTGTCCGCGGCAAAGGCCGGCTTCGACATCATCCAGGTCGACAAGATGGCCAGCGCCGGCCTCATCGAACTGATCGGCAAGGTGCGCGCCATTAATCCGACGATACTGATCGCCGCCGCCGGAGGCGTCAACGAGGCCAACACCGCGGAATACGCCGCGACCGGAGCGGACATTCTTGTGCTCTCGTCGGTCTTTTTCGGCAAGACCAGCGACATAGGAGCCCGCATCGTTCCTCTGCCGTGA
- a CDS encoding AzlC family ABC transporter permease gives MSYSGEHTGAPETVWRAAMGQTLPIALGYVPVGMAYGVLAGKAGLGALNVLAMSLLVYAGSAQLVAVGLFAAGASGLSIVITTLAVNLRHVLFSAAMAPLLSGWRKRELAAFSFELTDESFALHAARFGRGDTDKARTLSINLLAQASWVLGTALGVIVGDALGDGRAFALDFALPGMFVALLAGQLKGLSHVAAALAGAAFSLVAALHGASGFGTLAAGLAGAACGTAVAAWTDR, from the coding sequence ATGTCGTATAGCGGAGAACATACCGGCGCCCCCGAGACGGTGTGGCGCGCGGCCATGGGCCAGACCCTGCCCATCGCCCTGGGGTACGTTCCGGTTGGTATGGCCTATGGGGTGCTCGCCGGCAAGGCCGGACTCGGGGCGCTCAACGTGCTGGCCATGTCGCTTTTGGTCTACGCCGGCTCGGCCCAGCTCGTGGCGGTGGGGCTTTTCGCGGCCGGGGCCTCCGGGCTTTCCATCGTCATCACCACCCTTGCCGTCAATTTGCGCCACGTGCTCTTTTCGGCGGCCATGGCCCCGCTGCTCTCCGGCTGGCGCAAGCGGGAGCTGGCCGCCTTTTCCTTCGAGCTGACCGACGAGAGCTTCGCCCTGCACGCGGCCCGCTTCGGCCGGGGCGATACGGACAAGGCGCGCACCCTGTCCATCAACCTGCTGGCCCAGGCGTCCTGGGTCCTGGGGACGGCGCTCGGCGTGATCGTCGGCGACGCGCTCGGCGACGGCCGGGCCTTTGCCCTGGATTTCGCGCTGCCCGGAATGTTCGTGGCCCTTCTGGCCGGCCAGCTCAAGGGTCTTTCCCATGTGGCGGCGGCTCTGGCCGGGGCGGCATTTTCGCTCGTGGCGGCCCTTCACGGGGCTTCGGGATTCGGAACGCTCGCGGCCGGACTCGCCGGCGCGGCGTGCGGCACGGCGGTGGCGGCATGGACGGACAGATAG
- a CDS encoding AzlD domain-containing protein yields MDGQIGIFCIICAMAAVTYATRCAPLLVLSGRTLPAPVIRFLSHVPAAVLAALAAPALLIQENHLQLGLENLTLWAGLAALALAIKTRGFFGPVALGMAIVAVGRLF; encoded by the coding sequence ATGGACGGACAGATAGGCATCTTCTGCATCATCTGCGCCATGGCTGCGGTGACCTACGCCACGCGCTGCGCGCCGCTGCTCGTCCTCTCCGGGCGCACGCTGCCGGCCCCCGTCATCCGCTTCCTCTCCCACGTGCCGGCGGCGGTACTGGCCGCCCTGGCCGCGCCGGCCCTCCTCATCCAGGAAAACCACCTTCAACTGGGTCTGGAAAACCTGACCCTGTGGGCGGGACTGGCCGCCCTGGCCCTGGCCATCAAAACACGCGGCTTCTTCGGCCCCGTGGCCCTCGGCATGGCCATCGTCGCGGTGGGGAGGTTATTTTAG
- a CDS encoding DUF1835 domain-containing protein — MPQSLDRTRKAFQLNLEQQRKRAKDLCRAARRGDPAALARVAKCLAGAGKAAPADAQAFKLADAQWVIARELGLGGWARLKEHIAAMERERAAIGGHEAPDHGPKTLHIRCGGDIAEALRQAGFTGDYLEYANPFCQGPVTGEPDDPERLLERARFLAQSYGNHLGITFSQCETRLRREEDRLAAAPRDYERVVLWFEHDSFDQLILIRCLSLFAAHRPPLLDLVSANRFPGSRRFLGLGQLPPEGLRLLWAGRNPVSAQQTALGQKAWKALQSPDPTGLAALADERSGLLPDLSPALRRHLRELPSVRNGLSLTEELVLASLARGGETIGDIFHGLLTDREPLPWLGDIMFLYIVEAMGKALRPPYAISPETASEPWQRRFLTITPVGEQVLSGERDWLTLMPPERWVGGVRIAPGAGAWRWDEDKNRPVFVRQPTPASPSPHL; from the coding sequence ATGCCGCAATCGCTTGACCGAACCCGCAAGGCGTTTCAACTCAATCTCGAACAACAGCGCAAACGCGCCAAGGACCTTTGCCGGGCGGCAAGGCGGGGCGATCCCGCCGCCCTGGCCCGCGTCGCGAAGTGTCTGGCCGGCGCGGGCAAAGCGGCTCCCGCCGACGCGCAGGCGTTCAAGCTCGCGGACGCCCAGTGGGTCATCGCCCGCGAACTCGGGCTCGGCGGCTGGGCGCGGCTCAAAGAACACATCGCCGCCATGGAACGGGAACGGGCGGCCATCGGCGGCCATGAAGCCCCCGACCACGGTCCGAAAACGCTGCATATCCGTTGCGGCGGCGACATTGCCGAGGCGCTCCGCCAGGCCGGCTTCACCGGGGATTACCTGGAGTACGCCAATCCCTTTTGCCAGGGCCCGGTGACCGGGGAGCCCGACGACCCGGAGCGGCTTCTCGAGCGGGCCCGTTTTTTGGCGCAGAGCTACGGGAACCATCTCGGCATCACCTTCTCCCAATGCGAAACGCGGCTCAGGCGGGAGGAAGACCGGCTCGCCGCCGCCCCCCGCGACTACGAACGCGTCGTGTTGTGGTTCGAGCACGACAGCTTCGACCAGCTCATCCTGATCCGCTGTCTTTCCTTGTTCGCGGCGCATCGCCCGCCTCTTTTGGATCTGGTTTCGGCAAACCGGTTTCCCGGATCGCGCCGGTTCCTGGGCCTTGGCCAATTGCCGCCGGAAGGGCTACGGCTTTTATGGGCGGGTCGGAACCCCGTATCGGCGCAACAAACGGCGCTTGGGCAAAAAGCCTGGAAAGCCCTGCAGTCGCCCGACCCGACAGGGCTCGCCGCTCTCGCGGACGAGCGCTCCGGCCTCCTGCCCGATCTTTCCCCGGCCCTGCGCCGCCATTTGCGGGAACTTCCCTCGGTCAGAAACGGCCTTAGCCTGACCGAGGAGCTCGTTCTCGCCAGCCTCGCCCGGGGCGGCGAGACCATAGGCGACATCTTCCATGGCCTTCTGACGGATCGCGAGCCCCTGCCCTGGCTCGGGGACATCATGTTCCTCTATATCGTCGAAGCAATGGGAAAGGCGCTGAGGCCGCCGTACGCCATTTCGCCGGAAACGGCGTCGGAGCCCTGGCAACGCCGTTTCCTGACGATCACCCCGGTCGGGGAGCAGGTGCTTTCGGGCGAGAGGGACTGGCTGACGCTTATGCCGCCGGAGCGATGGGTCGGCGGGGTCCGCATCGCGCCCGGGGCGGGCGCCTGGCGGTGGGACGAGGACAAGAATCGGCCGGTCTTCGTCCGACAGCCGACGCCAGCCTCCCCTTCGCCGCATTTGTAA
- a CDS encoding alpha/beta hydrolase — protein sequence MKIVAFVLTALGLAYGSYLVYLYIAQDGMVFPGRAADAAREQEIGRYYADLRPFDVTAADGTKLTGYYLPRTRNGHPAPAVLYFCGNAEQQSGFFLWSPNELQPYGVAGVDYRGYGHSAGKATEKALKSDALAVYDALAQKLGDDPRILVMGRSLGTALAAWVAARRPVAGLILVTPFDSLASVGQQAHPFVPVRLLMKYPFNVLPDAAKVRAPTLFLVAGEDTLVPPVHAERLAAAWKGPKEVRVIDGATHGNIVDTPEYWTYIRDFVKKHLH from the coding sequence ATGAAAATCGTCGCCTTCGTTCTTACGGCCCTGGGCCTGGCCTACGGCAGCTACCTCGTCTACCTGTACATCGCCCAGGACGGCATGGTCTTTCCCGGCCGGGCGGCCGATGCGGCCCGTGAACAGGAAATCGGCCGCTACTATGCCGACCTGCGACCATTCGACGTCACGGCCGCCGACGGCACGAAGCTGACGGGGTATTATCTGCCCCGTACACGAAACGGCCATCCGGCCCCGGCGGTGTTGTATTTTTGCGGCAACGCCGAGCAGCAGTCCGGCTTTTTCCTATGGTCTCCAAACGAATTGCAGCCCTATGGCGTGGCCGGCGTGGACTACCGGGGCTACGGCCATTCGGCCGGAAAGGCAACGGAAAAGGCCCTCAAGTCCGACGCCCTGGCCGTCTACGACGCCCTGGCCCAAAAGCTCGGCGACGATCCCCGCATCCTGGTCATGGGCCGAAGCCTGGGCACGGCCCTGGCCGCCTGGGTGGCGGCGCGGCGTCCCGTGGCCGGGCTGATCCTGGTCACGCCCTTCGATTCGCTGGCCTCCGTGGGCCAGCAGGCCCACCCCTTCGTGCCGGTGCGGCTGCTCATGAAATACCCGTTCAACGTGCTGCCGGACGCGGCCAAGGTGCGCGCCCCCACGCTGTTCCTCGTAGCCGGCGAGGATACCCTGGTCCCGCCCGTCCATGCCGAGCGCCTGGCCGCGGCCTGGAAAGGCCCCAAGGAAGTGCGCGTCATCGACGGCGCGACCCACGGCAACATCGTGGATACCCCGGAATACTGGACGTACATACGCGATTTCGTCAAGAAACACCTGCATTAG
- a CDS encoding amidohydrolase family protein codes for MRVDDHAHVFTFKTFLTRAAEADLKVRLMAWHLSEAAANDAVRLAKAVLLGENADVRLAAFAATWGLGGSPILEFLRRGCLPDIGAVTDALMADTATAAEEADAAAVLLMMDVVDQDSTPEELALYETQFTQTADQAERYPGRALPFVMINPLRGNAALDYLRRGLDEGRCVGVKLYPSLGYTVTDPMIPKILRACQDAAAPIIMHCNDAGFCGPGYDCTYCSPMDWQDAVADYDVRFDFAHFGDHTKGNAASDTHPSWRDFITTLMDRFPDRVYADVSYQSGPLGTPEEREAYVAWLKGQLANEKRGKNILFGTDSFLIFLATTARNYWDFFKTALGDDFNRIAVENPARFLGLPAAGTAPDPNTALGRHVAYLRERKNAPDSRFGQGSAPAGWLAGLL; via the coding sequence ATGCGCGTTGACGACCATGCCCATGTCTTCACCTTCAAGACGTTTCTGACCCGTGCGGCCGAAGCCGACCTCAAGGTCCGCCTCATGGCCTGGCATCTGTCCGAAGCGGCCGCCAACGATGCGGTCAGGCTGGCCAAGGCGGTGCTGCTCGGCGAGAACGCCGATGTCCGTCTGGCCGCGTTCGCGGCGACGTGGGGCCTCGGCGGGAGTCCCATCCTGGAATTTTTGCGCCGGGGCTGTCTGCCGGATATCGGCGCGGTGACGGACGCGCTCATGGCCGATACGGCGACGGCCGCGGAGGAGGCCGATGCCGCCGCCGTGCTGCTCATGATGGACGTGGTGGACCAGGACTCCACACCGGAGGAGCTGGCCCTCTACGAAACCCAGTTCACCCAGACGGCCGACCAGGCCGAGCGCTATCCCGGCCGGGCGTTGCCCTTTGTGATGATCAACCCCCTGCGCGGCAACGCCGCCCTGGACTATCTGCGGCGCGGCCTCGACGAGGGGCGCTGCGTCGGGGTCAAGCTCTACCCGTCGCTCGGCTACACCGTCACCGACCCGATGATCCCGAAGATCCTGCGCGCCTGCCAGGACGCCGCCGCGCCGATCATCATGCACTGCAACGACGCCGGGTTCTGCGGCCCGGGTTACGACTGCACCTATTGCTCGCCCATGGATTGGCAGGACGCGGTCGCGGACTACGACGTGCGTTTCGATTTCGCCCACTTCGGCGACCACACCAAAGGCAACGCGGCCAGCGACACCCATCCGTCCTGGCGCGACTTCATCACCACGCTCATGGACCGCTTCCCCGACCGGGTCTACGCCGACGTGTCCTACCAGTCCGGTCCCCTGGGCACGCCGGAGGAGCGGGAAGCCTATGTCGCCTGGCTCAAAGGGCAGCTGGCCAACGAGAAGCGCGGCAAGAACATCCTCTTCGGCACCGACAGCTTTCTTATTTTTCTGGCGACGACGGCCAGGAACTATTGGGATTTCTTCAAGACCGCCCTGGGCGACGATTTCAACCGGATCGCCGTGGAGAACCCGGCCCGGTTCCTGGGCCTGCCGGCGGCGGGGACGGCCCCGGACCCGAATACGGCCCTGGGCCGGCATGTGGCCTATCTGCGGGAGCGCAAAAACGCCCCGGACAGCCGCTTCGGCCAGGGCTCGGCCCCGGCGGGCTGGCTGGCCGGCCTGCTATGA
- the hflX gene encoding GTPase HflX, with protein sequence MRALERLGARRYPSVGGYTPDQARELAAIAYGIGRQVGLLIDRKGRPSLILVGTPKGILIPELDRSRLGAGRLRGLRLLHVHLTDEGLTEEDLTDMLFLRLDSVAALTVNHLAQPVRLHIAHLLPPGAGDAPYDILPPLPFDKVEEDFNALATALEEELAREGGKLAAPGTAPSGREKAVLVSVSSAPRAVQEASLDELAALADTAGLEVAETVVQRVATVNPKFILGKGKLAEIEVAALRCGASLLVFDGELSPSQIRNLTEVTQLRVIDRTQLILDIFAQHAATRSGKLQVEMAQLKYLQPRLVRQDRAMSRLMGGIGGRGPGETKLEVDRRRIRERIGRIKDELKNLRKRRAAARAGRARAGLPVVSLVGYTNAGKSTLLNTLTGSAVLAENRLFATLDPTSRRLRFPCDREIILTDTVGFIRELPKELKEAFRATLEELEAADLLVAVADASHPEVENQATAVAEILREMGLGDIPRIFVLNKWDAVPEDLRGSLKNCFPEAITVSARSREGLGDLTDAILSKVRPGPGVRDSGTLPSSSCAPASPLEAS encoded by the coding sequence ATGCGGGCGCTGGAGCGCCTGGGCGCCCGCCGCTACCCGTCCGTCGGGGGCTACACCCCGGACCAGGCCCGGGAGCTGGCCGCCATCGCCTACGGCATCGGCCGGCAGGTCGGACTTTTAATTGACCGCAAGGGCCGACCGTCGCTTATCCTGGTCGGCACGCCCAAGGGCATCCTCATCCCGGAACTCGACCGCTCCCGCCTCGGCGCCGGACGCCTGCGCGGTCTGCGCCTGCTCCACGTCCATCTGACCGACGAGGGCCTCACCGAAGAGGACCTGACGGACATGCTCTTTTTGCGCCTGGACAGCGTGGCCGCCCTGACCGTCAACCACCTCGCCCAGCCGGTGAGGCTCCACATCGCCCATCTGCTGCCGCCCGGGGCCGGGGACGCGCCCTACGACATCCTGCCGCCGCTGCCTTTCGACAAGGTGGAGGAGGATTTCAACGCCCTGGCCACGGCCTTGGAAGAGGAACTGGCCCGCGAAGGCGGAAAGCTGGCCGCTCCGGGCACGGCCCCGTCCGGTCGGGAAAAGGCGGTGCTGGTCAGCGTGTCGAGCGCGCCCCGGGCCGTCCAGGAAGCCTCCCTCGACGAGCTGGCCGCCCTGGCCGACACGGCCGGCCTGGAGGTGGCCGAGACCGTGGTGCAGCGGGTGGCGACGGTCAATCCGAAATTCATCCTGGGCAAGGGCAAGCTGGCCGAGATCGAGGTGGCGGCGCTTCGCTGCGGCGCTTCGCTGCTCGTCTTCGACGGCGAGCTGTCCCCGTCCCAGATCCGCAACCTCACCGAGGTGACCCAGCTGCGGGTCATCGACCGCACCCAGCTGATCCTGGACATCTTCGCCCAGCACGCGGCCACGCGCTCGGGCAAGCTCCAAGTGGAGATGGCCCAGCTCAAATACCTGCAACCGCGCCTGGTGCGCCAGGACAGGGCCATGTCCCGGCTCATGGGCGGCATCGGCGGCCGGGGCCCGGGCGAAACCAAGCTCGAGGTGGACCGGCGGCGCATCCGCGAACGCATCGGCCGCATCAAGGACGAACTGAAAAACCTGCGCAAGCGCCGGGCCGCGGCCCGGGCCGGCCGGGCGCGGGCGGGGCTCCCGGTGGTGTCGCTTGTGGGCTACACCAACGCCGGCAAGTCCACGCTCTTAAACACGCTCACCGGCAGCGCCGTGCTGGCCGAGAACCGGCTTTTCGCCACCCTGGACCCGACCAGCCGGCGGCTGCGCTTTCCCTGCGACCGCGAGATCATCCTGACCGACACGGTGGGATTCATCCGCGAGCTGCCCAAGGAGCTCAAGGAAGCCTTCCGGGCCACCCTGGAAGAGCTCGAAGCGGCGGACCTGCTCGTGGCCGTGGCCGACGCCTCCCATCCGGAAGTGGAAAACCAGGCCACGGCCGTGGCCGAAATCCTGCGCGAGATGGGCCTTGGCGACATCCCCCGGATTTTCGTGCTCAACAAATGGGACGCCGTGCCCGAGGACCTGCGGGGCTCGCTCAAAAACTGCTTCCCGGAGGCCATAACGGTCTCGGCCCGCAGCCGCGAGGGCCTCGGAGACCTGACCGACGCCATTCTCTCCAAAGTGCGCCCTGGGCCGGGCGTGCGCGATTCCGGCACGCTGCCGTCCTCTTCCTGCGCGCCCGCGTCCCCGCTCGAAGCCTCATAG